A genomic stretch from Apodemus sylvaticus chromosome 12, mApoSyl1.1, whole genome shotgun sequence includes:
- the LOC127697277 gene encoding olfactory receptor 6N1-like, protein MDHVNETWTRTFILAGFTTSDTLRPLAFLGSLCIYLLTLAGNLFIIVLVQADSGLSTPMYFFISVLSFLEIWYVSTTVPTLLHTLLHEHSPIPSAACFIQLYVFHSLGMTECYLLGVMALDRYLAICRPLHYHALMSRQVQLWLAGATWVAGFSAALVPAGLTASLPYCLKEIAHYFCDLAPLMRLACVGTSWYARIHGAVIGVATGCNFVLILGLYGGILAAVLKLPSAASRAKAFSTCSSHMTVVALFYASAFTVYVGSPQSRPEGTDKLIALVYALLTPFLNPIIYSLRNKEVKEAVKRVSDKIRTWLRDT, encoded by the coding sequence ATGGATCATGTCAATGAAACCTGGACCCGGACTTTCATCCTTGCTGGTTTCACTACCTCTGACACACTTCGACCTCTTGCCTTCCTGGGGAGCCTGTGCATCTATCTCCTCACACTGGCAGGGAACTTGTTCATCATTGTCTTGGTTCAGGCAGATTCAGGGCTGTCcactcccatgtacttcttcaTCAGTGTTCTCTCCTTCCTGGAAATCTGGTATGTCAGCACCACAGTGCCCACCTTGCTGCATACCCTGCTCCACGAGCATTCACCCATCCCATCAGCTGCATGCTTCATCCAGCTGTATGTCTTCCACTCCTTGGGCATGACCGAGTGCTACCTGTTAGGTGTCATGGCCCTGGACCGCTACCTTGCTATCTGTCGCCCACTGCACTACCATGCACTCATGAGCAGACAGGTACAGCTATGGCTTGCAGGTGCCACTTGGGTGGCTGGCTTTTCAGCTGCCCTGGTGCCTGCCGGTCTCACTGCCAGTTTACCATATTGTTTGAAAGAAATAGCCCATTATTTTTGTGACCTGGCACCACTAATGCGGTTGGCATGTGTGGGCACAAGCTGGTATGCTCGGATTCATGGGGCAGTGATTGGTGTGGCCACTGGATGCAATTTTGTCCTCATCTTGGGACTCTATGGGGGTATTCTGGCAGCTGTCCTGAAGCTGCCTTCAGCTGCCAGTCGAGCCAAAGCCTTCTCCACATGTTCCTCCCACATGACAGTAGTCGCGCTGTTCTATGCTTCTGCTTTTACTGTGTATGTGGGTTCACCTCAGAGCAGACCTGAGGGCACTGACAAGCTTATTGCTTTAGTGTATGCCCTCCTGACTCCATTCCTCAACCCTATCATTTATTCCCTCCGTAACAAAGAAGTGAAGGAGGCTGTGAAAAGGGTCAGTGACAAGATCAGGACTTGGTTGAGGGACACCTAA